GCGGGCTCGCGCTCCGGCGCGGGTTCGCGCACGTGGCGACCGGGACGCACGCCGACGACCACCGCGCCCTGCACCGCCCCGGCCTGCGCGCGGCCCGTGAGCTGCGCGTGGTCGAGCCGCTGGCCGGGGCCGGCCTGGGCAAGCACGACGTCCGGGCGCTGGCCGCCGCATGGTCGCTGCCCGTGGCCGACAAGCCGTCGACGCCTTGCCTGGCGTCACGTATCTCCGTGGGCGTGCCCGTCTCTTTAGGGAGGTTGGGACTGGTGGAACGCGCCGAGATCGCGGTGGGCGCGCGGTTGGCCGAGGCGGGGATCCGCCCTCGTGACCTGCGCGTCCGCCTGCTGGGCCGGGGATTCCGGGTGGAGGTGGATGGCCCTTCGCACACGGCCGTCGAAGCGCGGCCGGGGCTCGCCGCCGCCGTGGTGGGTGAGCTGACCGGCCTCGGCCTGAGCGGGCCGGGGGTGGTCGCGGCCTACCGCGCGCCCGCGCTCGCGCCGCCGCCCTAGGCTATTCGCGCGCGCGTTCACCGTGGTGAATTATGCCGCCGCCGAACGGGGTATGAAAAAACCACATACCGAACCCGCGGGTATCGCGTTGGATTTGTTCGGCGGCCAATTGCGACGATTCGTGTACGGTCCGAGTCGATCATTCGCGGATGCCGTGCCGAAAGCATCGTTTCGGTTATTCGGCCTTGCCGAGCGCATTTTTCGGCTATGTTTTCCCGGGTTCGGCGCGCGGCTGCTGCGAACGGTAGCCGGGCGCGTACGGTGGGGGAGGATCGAATGTACTTCGAGTTGCTCGGCACCTTGCGGGTCCAGCGTGACGGCGAGCGGGTGGACCTCGGCGGCCTGCGCCAGCAGCGGCTGCTGGTGATGCTGCTGCTCAGCGCGAACCGGGTGGTCGGCGCCGACCGGCTGCTGGAGGCCATGTGGGACGGCGAGCCGCCGGTGACCGCG
This genomic window from Amycolatopsis mongoliensis contains:
- a CDS encoding adenine nucleotide alpha-hydrolase family protein; translation: MATGIEERLLAEVRALGSVAIAFSGGVDSAVVLAAAVRALPAGRVLAAIADSPSLARAELVAARGIAAGLGVELAEVSTAELAVPGYRDNAGDRCYFCKQAVLGAIGGLALRRGFAHVATGTHADDHRALHRPGLRAARELRVVEPLAGAGLGKHDVRALAAAWSLPVADKPSTPCLASRISVGVPVSLGRLGLVERAEIAVGARLAEAGIRPRDLRVRLLGRGFRVEVDGPSHTAVEARPGLAAAVVGELTGLGLSGPGVVAAYRAPALAPPP